The following proteins are co-located in the Acinetobacter shaoyimingii genome:
- a CDS encoding cell division protein ZipA C-terminal FtsZ-binding domain-containing protein — protein MEVTTIIGIVVAIIICLFGLRMMLRKPNDAAPSLDSELHINSESQQPVIPRHVRDQLQTENVESTAPVSQGRIEPSLSDLESEPSVTTTDVSKEELTKSHETAATAVVSEATESDVPVKPVAEQATEIKDESSEAQIQQADVHSDEVKKADPEFTLNPNVEAAKIEEFTEESNILDLHLHEQQRFDDESALANAEYIISLNMYPNPRKALSGDKTLKVLLKYGLRFGEMNCFHRYESPDQESPLMFSVLRITDQGPAGFDLETLSVEQVQGLAFFLALPHQNVQKGYDSMVSIAGLIARETDGTVYDENNLEFTPQLKEHWRHKAIDYRSNQAV, from the coding sequence ATGGAAGTCACCACAATCATTGGAATTGTTGTTGCAATTATTATCTGTCTGTTTGGATTGCGGATGATGCTGCGAAAACCGAATGATGCTGCACCATCATTAGACTCAGAATTGCATATTAATTCAGAGAGTCAGCAACCTGTGATTCCTCGACATGTGCGTGATCAATTGCAAACTGAAAATGTTGAAAGCACAGCACCCGTTTCGCAAGGCCGTATTGAACCTAGTCTGAGTGATCTTGAGTCTGAACCTTCTGTTACTACAACCGATGTGTCTAAAGAAGAATTGACCAAGTCACATGAAACAGCAGCGACAGCGGTTGTTTCAGAAGCAACTGAATCCGATGTTCCAGTTAAACCTGTGGCTGAACAGGCTACAGAGATTAAAGATGAAAGTTCTGAGGCTCAAATTCAACAAGCAGATGTTCATTCTGACGAGGTCAAAAAAGCGGATCCTGAGTTCACATTAAATCCAAATGTTGAAGCTGCGAAAATCGAAGAATTTACTGAAGAAAGTAATATTTTAGATTTACATCTTCATGAGCAACAACGTTTTGACGATGAAAGTGCACTTGCTAATGCTGAATACATCATTAGCTTAAACATGTATCCAAACCCGCGGAAAGCATTGTCTGGTGATAAAACTTTAAAAGTACTTCTGAAATATGGCTTACGTTTCGGTGAAATGAACTGTTTCCACCGCTATGAAAGTCCAGACCAAGAAAGTCCACTCATGTTCTCTGTGCTTCGAATTACAGATCAAGGTCCTGCTGGTTTTGATTTGGAAACCTTATCTGTAGAACAGGTGCAAGGTTTGGCATTTTTCTTGGCATTGCCTCATCAAAATGTACAAAAAGGCTATGACAGTATGGTGAGTATTGCAGGTCTCATTGCACGGGAAACAGATGGTACTGTGTATGATGAAAATAATCTTGAATTTACGCCACAGTTAAAAGAACACTGGCGACATAAAGCCATCGATTATCGTTCAAACCAAGCGGTTTAA
- the smc gene encoding chromosome segregation protein SMC has protein sequence MRLSSLKLSGFKSFADSSTLQFKANRTAVVGPNGCGKSNVIDAIRWVMGESSARQLRGGSMQDVIFTGTSKRKPVGMASVELRFENTYGKLGGAYNAYTELAVRRQVTRDGKSEYFLNGTKCRRRDITDIFLGTGLGPRSYAIIEQGMINRLVDAKPEEMRVYIEEAAGVSRYQARRRETTQHLEHTTQNLSRLNDIALELKSQLKTLKRQAEAAILYKNLETEIRTLKVEILSFQCEQSQRIQQEYTAEMTDLGEKFKLVRSELTTVEHDLTATSELFQRLIQQSTPLQNEWQQAEKKLAELKMTLEQKQSLFQQNTETLAQLEQQKVQTKERLQLIDIQLENLLNEQEAQTENLQLSEAESHQGNQQFTDLKSQQNQAQQQFEQIKAQVEKQQQQKLQMQAQSEQLCKNIARIEQQKETLKNQTAHIQNQFQSEDVEQLVNDQQHAQTKITEIEQQLVQTKADLDQVQEQIAQQKSQISTLKSEVQVLLSEQKNLNQLMAKTSTKSDAKVVQLMQVLKLNDTAKTHANLIEKFLAKWLSAQVIETDDIFQESVARQIKASSGYDKIQLGDNPCLADWIESPNHSLWYQVAVVDNLNQALSLQKLLNVGQSILSLDGYHVGSDWVIGLFFDESSQAAQGALSHKIRLEEIETALAEVQPKLIDAESKLPEFQKSLSEHQQKLQAQQSALKEQQLILQKIDVSIVKQQTALQAFDVQKQQLTMQLQQLDAQLEEDAMQKDDLEIDMHALTLKLEKSLPEYKTLQFQVEELNDQVEELQQAVQQKQQDLEVSRRQSVQNQQQIELLEKDASFLKSQYQQIVSQMEQAKQFIDPIQLELPALQSQFEEQAQITAKLQKTWSEWQVELNNIQAKQQTLTELRHTHQQNDETYRGQLEEKRLAWQVAKSDLQHYSEQLKELNSDILSNVQIDLKSHQTKLEKAQHSFEKIGAVNLAASEEYEEVSARYEELSHQIEDLEKTVGQLKDAMKSIDQETKKLFMTTFDQVNAELQNLFPKVFNGGEATLSLEDDWQSGVKLMARPPGKRNSSLALLSGGEKALTALALVFAIFRLNPAPFCVLDEVDAPLDDANVGRFCNLVKELSEQVQFIYITHNKVAMTMATDLLGVTMPEPGTSKMVTVNIEEAKEYGLAAES, from the coding sequence ATGCGATTAAGCAGTTTAAAACTATCTGGCTTTAAATCCTTTGCGGACAGCAGTACTTTACAATTCAAAGCAAATCGTACTGCGGTTGTGGGGCCAAACGGATGTGGTAAGTCAAATGTGATCGATGCCATTCGATGGGTCATGGGAGAGTCGAGTGCACGTCAACTTCGTGGCGGAAGCATGCAAGACGTGATCTTTACAGGCACTTCAAAACGTAAACCTGTTGGCATGGCCAGTGTCGAATTACGCTTTGAAAATACCTATGGAAAATTAGGTGGAGCTTATAACGCGTATACCGAGCTTGCCGTTCGCCGCCAAGTCACACGTGATGGAAAGTCGGAATATTTTTTAAATGGCACCAAATGTCGTCGTCGTGATATCACCGATATTTTCCTAGGGACAGGTTTAGGTCCTCGTTCTTATGCGATCATTGAGCAGGGCATGATTAACCGTTTGGTTGATGCTAAACCTGAAGAAATGCGGGTGTATATTGAAGAGGCAGCAGGGGTTTCACGTTATCAAGCGCGTCGCCGTGAAACCACACAGCATTTAGAACATACTACGCAAAATTTAAGTCGTTTAAATGACATTGCGCTCGAACTGAAATCTCAACTCAAAACTTTAAAACGCCAAGCGGAAGCAGCGATTTTATATAAAAACTTAGAAACAGAAATCCGAACCCTTAAAGTTGAAATCTTGTCATTTCAATGTGAGCAAAGTCAGCGTATACAGCAAGAATACACCGCTGAAATGACCGATTTAGGTGAGAAATTTAAGTTAGTCCGTTCGGAGTTGACCACGGTTGAGCATGATTTAACAGCCACCAGTGAGTTATTTCAGCGTCTGATTCAGCAGTCCACACCATTACAAAATGAATGGCAACAGGCTGAAAAGAAGTTAGCTGAATTGAAAATGACTTTGGAACAAAAACAGAGTTTGTTCCAACAAAACACAGAAACTTTGGCTCAACTTGAACAACAAAAAGTTCAAACCAAAGAGCGCTTACAGCTGATTGATATCCAGCTTGAAAACTTGCTCAATGAACAAGAAGCTCAAACTGAAAACTTACAGTTGAGTGAGGCGGAGTCACATCAGGGTAATCAGCAATTTACTGACTTAAAATCTCAGCAAAATCAGGCGCAGCAGCAGTTCGAACAGATCAAAGCGCAAGTTGAAAAGCAACAGCAACAAAAATTGCAGATGCAAGCGCAAAGTGAACAGCTCTGCAAAAATATTGCCCGTATTGAACAGCAAAAAGAAACCTTAAAAAATCAAACAGCACACATTCAAAACCAATTTCAGTCTGAAGATGTTGAGCAATTGGTCAATGATCAGCAACATGCTCAAACAAAGATTACGGAAATTGAACAGCAGTTGGTGCAGACGAAAGCTGACCTTGATCAGGTTCAAGAACAGATTGCACAGCAAAAGTCCCAGATTTCAACATTGAAGTCTGAAGTACAAGTGCTACTGTCTGAGCAAAAGAATCTCAATCAATTGATGGCGAAAACCAGCACCAAATCTGATGCAAAGGTCGTGCAGTTGATGCAAGTATTAAAGCTTAATGATACTGCTAAAACACATGCCAATCTGATTGAGAAATTCTTAGCCAAATGGTTGTCTGCACAGGTCATCGAGACGGATGACATATTTCAAGAAAGTGTCGCTCGTCAGATTAAAGCATCGTCTGGGTATGACAAAATACAGTTGGGGGATAATCCGTGCCTTGCAGATTGGATTGAGTCACCGAATCATTCTCTATGGTATCAAGTCGCCGTTGTCGACAATTTAAATCAGGCACTGTCGCTACAAAAGCTATTGAACGTTGGGCAATCCATTCTGAGTTTAGATGGTTATCATGTTGGATCTGACTGGGTCATTGGTCTGTTCTTTGATGAATCTAGTCAAGCTGCTCAAGGTGCACTGAGTCATAAAATCCGTTTAGAAGAAATTGAAACGGCGTTGGCAGAAGTTCAACCAAAGCTGATTGATGCAGAATCAAAACTACCTGAGTTTCAGAAAAGTTTGTCTGAGCATCAGCAAAAATTGCAAGCGCAACAATCTGCGCTGAAAGAGCAACAGCTTATTCTGCAAAAAATTGATGTGTCCATCGTCAAACAACAAACTGCTTTGCAGGCTTTTGATGTTCAAAAGCAACAATTGACTATGCAGTTGCAACAACTGGATGCGCAGCTTGAAGAAGATGCCATGCAAAAAGACGATTTAGAAATCGACATGCATGCATTGACCTTGAAACTTGAGAAAAGTTTACCTGAATATAAAACGCTGCAATTTCAGGTAGAGGAACTCAATGATCAGGTTGAAGAATTGCAACAAGCGGTTCAGCAAAAACAACAGGACTTAGAAGTCTCACGTCGTCAATCTGTTCAGAACCAACAGCAAATTGAGCTTTTAGAAAAAGATGCTTCATTTTTAAAGTCACAATATCAACAGATTGTGTCGCAAATGGAGCAGGCAAAGCAGTTCATTGACCCAATCCAGCTGGAATTACCTGCTTTACAATCGCAATTTGAAGAACAGGCACAAATCACTGCTAAACTACAAAAAACGTGGTCTGAATGGCAGGTTGAACTGAATAACATTCAAGCGAAACAACAAACGTTGACTGAATTACGTCATACGCATCAGCAAAATGATGAGACCTATCGTGGTCAGTTGGAAGAAAAACGTCTGGCATGGCAAGTGGCAAAATCGGATTTGCAACATTATTCAGAACAGCTCAAAGAATTGAATAGTGACATTTTGTCGAATGTTCAAATTGATTTAAAGTCACATCAGACTAAACTGGAAAAAGCGCAGCACAGTTTCGAAAAGATTGGTGCCGTGAATTTGGCAGCATCTGAAGAATATGAAGAAGTGTCAGCTCGTTATGAAGAACTGAGCCATCAGATTGAAGATTTGGAAAAAACAGTCGGTCAATTGAAAGATGCAATGAAAAGTATCGATCAAGAAACCAAAAAATTGTTTATGACCACATTTGATCAGGTCAATGCTGAATTACAAAACCTGTTTCCAAAAGTTTTTAATGGTGGTGAAGCAACCTTAAGTTTGGAAGATGACTGGCAGTCTGGCGTAAAACTCATGGCGCGACCACCGGGTAAACGTAATAGTTCATTAGCATTATTATCGGGTGGAGAAAAGGCTTTAACAGCACTGGCTTTAGTGTTTGCAATTTTCAGACTCAATCCTGCGCCATTTTGTGTACTGGATGAAGTTGATGCGCCACTCGACGATGCCAATGTCGGAAGATTTTGTAATTTAGTAAAAGAGCTTTCTGAACAGGTTCAATTCATTTACATTACGCATAATAAGGTCGCAATGACGATGGCAACTGATTTATTAGGCGTAACGATGCCTGAACCAGGTACATCGAAAATGGTTACTGTAAATATAGAAGAAGCAAAAGAGTACGGCCTAGCCGCGGAGTCATAA
- a CDS encoding GntR family transcriptional regulator, with translation MDEADSLSEHIAKHISEQIISGDLVEGERIQELRIAKELDVSRGSVREALLLVERTHLIEIFPRRGAIVSEMSAQQVRALFDTSALILGQIVQRISETWRNYEADAVQQLLGKLIEHVKQGNTEKFYDGVFKFLAQQQEMVNNQYLMKFYNELLPSIRRSYFLTLNISRRELQEALELLKLVIDAILSRKSQQATLFMEDFCRHLRNLVLESLARMKQIELAWARRSRR, from the coding sequence TTGGATGAAGCTGATAGTCTTTCCGAACACATTGCCAAACATATTAGTGAACAAATCATTAGTGGTGATTTGGTAGAAGGAGAGCGTATACAAGAATTACGCATTGCTAAAGAACTTGATGTCAGTCGAGGGTCTGTTCGTGAAGCGTTATTATTGGTTGAGCGAACACATCTGATTGAAATTTTTCCACGCCGTGGAGCGATTGTTTCTGAGATGTCGGCTCAACAGGTTCGTGCATTATTTGATACCAGTGCCTTAATTCTTGGACAGATTGTTCAACGAATCAGTGAAACATGGCGTAACTACGAAGCGGATGCAGTACAACAGTTGTTGGGCAAATTGATTGAACATGTGAAGCAAGGAAATACTGAGAAATTTTATGATGGGGTATTTAAGTTTTTAGCACAGCAACAAGAGATGGTGAACAATCAATATCTCATGAAGTTTTATAATGAGTTATTGCCTTCGATTCGTCGCAGTTATTTTTTAACCTTAAATATATCAAGACGTGAGCTACAAGAGGCGTTAGAGCTTTTAAAATTGGTGATTGATGCAATTTTAAGCCGAAAATCACAACAAGCTACTTTATTTATGGAAGATTTTTGCCGACACTTGCGCAATCTAGTGTTAGAGTCTCTAGCACGAATGAAACAAATTGAATTAGCTTGGGCGCGGAGATCGCGTCGTTAA
- a CDS encoding sulfite exporter TauE/SafE family protein, whose amino-acid sequence MELIIYLAIGAIAGFAAGLFGVGGGLIIVPILFIVFTHMGYDPNVIMHMALGTSLATIIVTSISSVMAHHKRGAVLWQVFKNLAPGLMIGSFLGAGIAGLMSGGNLQLVIGAFAIWVAYRMFRSANVVVDESKHLPSAVMQGVAGTGIGVASAIFGIGGGSLTVPYLNKNGVIMQKAVATSAACGLPIAVAGAIGFMFFGTKAQHQIENAVGYVHIYAFIGISVMSFITAKLGAKVAHLLSPAMLKKCFAALLTCVGIYFIYQGIHF is encoded by the coding sequence ATGGAGTTAATCATATATTTAGCCATTGGTGCAATCGCTGGCTTTGCTGCAGGACTCTTTGGCGTGGGTGGTGGTCTCATTATTGTCCCTATTCTTTTTATTGTATTTACCCATATGGGCTATGACCCAAATGTCATTATGCATATGGCTTTAGGTACGTCATTAGCCACGATTATTGTCACTTCTATCAGTTCTGTCATGGCACATCATAAAAGAGGTGCAGTACTTTGGCAGGTCTTTAAAAATCTTGCACCGGGTTTAATGATTGGTTCATTTTTAGGGGCGGGTATTGCAGGTTTAATGTCAGGTGGAAATTTACAACTGGTGATTGGTGCATTTGCAATCTGGGTGGCTTATCGCATGTTTAGAAGTGCAAATGTTGTGGTCGATGAGTCTAAACATTTACCTTCAGCAGTAATGCAAGGCGTTGCAGGTACGGGTATAGGCGTTGCATCAGCCATATTTGGTATTGGTGGAGGAAGCTTGACCGTACCTTATTTAAATAAAAATGGCGTGATTATGCAAAAAGCTGTTGCAACTTCAGCCGCGTGTGGTCTGCCCATCGCTGTTGCAGGTGCAATTGGGTTTATGTTTTTTGGTACAAAAGCACAGCATCAAATTGAAAATGCCGTTGGCTATGTACACATTTATGCATTCATTGGCATTAGTGTGATGAGTTTTATCACAGCGAAACTTGGTGCAAAAGTTGCACATTTACTTTCACCTGCAATGTTGAAAAAATGTTTTGCAGCATTGTTGACGTGCGTGGGTATTTATTTTATATATCAAGGGATTCATTTTTAA
- a CDS encoding biotin--[acetyl-CoA-carboxylase] ligase has protein sequence MDLETRHLRQLLSDAQQLPEILLLKKSTTSTNDEVRELAQKGVQSILVCSEMQTHGRGQHQREWVSPEGNIYLSTLIHTRTPLDGRIALETALNILQIPSLKGLLDLQIKWPNDLYSPQGKWGGILVEPIDPHQAVVGIGINLMPVPKDERIEQMATSLMQLGLNYPNRIQIISELYLAIQQAAQWFEHGSYNLAARFNHYAAFLNQAIEFEQIDQTVHGIFKGISDDGCIHIQTEQGLNSFYQGRLRLKA, from the coding sequence ATGGATTTAGAGACTCGTCATCTTCGACAACTGCTCAGCGATGCACAGCAACTCCCTGAAATTCTTTTGCTCAAGAAAAGCACGACATCCACCAATGATGAAGTGCGAGAACTGGCTCAAAAAGGAGTTCAGAGTATTTTAGTTTGTAGTGAAATGCAAACCCATGGTCGTGGGCAACATCAGCGTGAATGGGTCTCTCCAGAAGGCAATATTTACTTAAGTACGCTCATTCATACACGCACTCCTTTAGATGGTCGTATTGCTCTTGAAACCGCCCTCAATATCTTGCAAATTCCAAGTTTAAAAGGGCTTTTAGATTTACAGATCAAATGGCCGAATGACCTCTATAGCCCACAAGGCAAATGGGGTGGAATTCTGGTTGAGCCGATTGATCCCCATCAGGCTGTGGTCGGTATTGGAATCAACCTCATGCCCGTACCCAAAGATGAACGAATTGAACAAATGGCAACCTCTTTGATGCAACTGGGGCTAAATTATCCCAATCGGATTCAAATCATCAGCGAGCTATATTTAGCGATACAACAAGCCGCACAATGGTTTGAACATGGCAGTTATAATCTGGCTGCACGTTTCAATCATTACGCAGCTTTTCTAAATCAAGCCATCGAATTTGAACAAATTGATCAGACTGTTCATGGAATTTTTAAAGGTATCTCAGATGATGGTTGTATTCACATTCAGACTGAACAAGGGTTAAATTCATTTTATCAAGGTCGATTACGTTTAAAGGCCTAA